From the Streptomyces sp. NBC_00390 genome, the window TCGGCGATCTGGTTCAGGAAGTCCCGCTGGATGTGCGTGAAGGGCTGGAACGACGCCAGCTCGATCACACCGAGGACCTTCCCCTCGAACAGGACCGGCAGCACGATCACGTACGCCGGCGAGGCCTCGCCGAGCCCCGAGGAGATCTTGAGATAGCCCGGCGGCACGCTGACCTGGATGGTCCGCTTCTCCTCGGCAGCCGTACCGATCAGCGTCTCCCCCGGCCGGAACGACGTGGGCATCAGACCGGCGGAATACCCGTAACTGCCGCGCATGCACAGCTCGTACGACGCCTCGGCCGAGCCCGACACGTCCGCGCCGTTCCCCGTCGGCATGGCCAGGAAGAACGCGCCGTGCTGCGCCGAGACGACGGGGGTCAGCTCGCTCATGATCAGCGAGGCAACGTCGTCGAGATCGCGCCGCCCCTGCATCAGACCGGAGATCCGCGCCAGGTTGCCCTTGAGCCAGTCCTGCTCCTCGTTGGCCAGGGTCGTGTCGCGCAGGTTCGCGATCATCGTGTTGATGTTGTCCTGCAGCACCTGGATCTCGCCCGCGGCGTCCACATCGATCTTGAGGTTGAGGTCGCCACGGGTCACCGCCGTGGCGACGGCCGCGATCGCGCGCACCTGACGGGTCAGGTTCCCGGCCATCTCGTTCACGGACTCGGTGAGGTCGCGCCAGGTGCCGTCGACGTCGCGTACCCGCGCCTGGCCTCCCAGTTGGCCGTCGGTGCCCACCTCGCGGGCCACCCGGGTGACCTCCTCGGCGAACGACGACAGCTGGTCGACCATCGTGTTGATGGTGGTCTTCAGCTCCAGGATCTCGCCGCGCGCATCGATGTCGATCTTCCTGGTGAGATCGCCCTTGGCGATGGCGGTGGTGACCGTCGCGATCTGACGCACCTGGCCCGTCAGGTTCGACGCCATCGAGTTCACGGACTCGGTGAGGTCCTTCCAGGTGCCGGAGACACCCGGCACATGCGCCTGGCCGCCCAGCTCGCCCTCGGTGCCCACCTCGCGGGCCACCCGGGTCACCTCGTCGGCGAACGACGACAGCGTCGTCACCATCGTGTTGACGGTCTCGGCCAGTTCGGCGACCTCGCCTCGTGCCTCGACCGTCACCTTCTTGGTCAGATCGCCGTTGGCGACCGCCGCCGAGACGCGGGCGATGTTGCGCACCTGGTTGGTGAGGTTGTTGGCCATCAGGTTGACGTTGTCGCTGAGGTCCTTCCAGATGCCGGTGACACCGCGCACCCGCGCCTGGCCGCCCAGTACGCCTTCCGTACCCACCTCGCGGGCGACCCTGGTCACCTCGTCCGCGAAGTCCAGCAGCTGGTCCACCATCGTGTTGACGGTCGTCACCAGCTCGAGGATCTCGCCCTTGGCATCGACGGTGATCTTCTTCGAGAGGTCGCCCTTGGCCACCGCCGTCGTCACCTCGGCGATGTTGCGCACCTGGGACGTCAGGTTGTTCGCCATGAAGTTGACGGACTGGGTGAGGTCCTTCCAGGTGCCGGACACACCCTGGACCTCGGCCTGGCCGCCGAGGATGCCCTCGGTGCCCACCTCGCGGGCCACCCGGGTCACCTGCTCGGCGAAGTTCGAGAGCTGGTCCACCATCGTGTTGAGGGTGTTCTTCAGCTCCAGGATCTCGCCGCGCGCGTCCACGTCGATCTTCTGCGACAGATCACCACGGGCCACCGCGGTCGCGACCTGTGCGATGTTGCGGACCTGGCCGGTGAGGTTCTCGGCCATGCCGTTCACGGAGTCGGTGAGATCGCGCCACACACCGGCCACGCCCGGCACCTGGGCCTGGCCGCCGAGACGACCCTCCGTACCCACGTCCCGCGCCACCCGGGTCACCTGCTCGGCGAAGGCCGAGAGCTGGTCCACCATCGTGTTGATGGTGTTCTTCAGCTCCAGGATCTCGCCGCGCGCGTCCACGTCGATCTTCTGCGACAGATCACCACGGGCCACCGCCGTGGTCACCTGGGCGATCTGACGGACCTGCGAGGTCAGGTTCCCCGCCATGAAGTTGACGGAGTCCGTCAGTTCCTTCCACGTACCGCTGACGCCGTCCACGCGCGCCTGGCCGCCGAGACGGCCCTCCGTGCCCACGTCCCGCGCCATCCGCGTGACCTGATCGGCGAACGAGGAGAGCTGCGACACCATCGTGTTGACGGTGTTCTTCAGCTCGAGCATCTCGCCCGCGACATCGACCGTGACCTTCTGCGACAGATCGCCGTTGGCGACCGCTGTCGTCACCTGCGCGATGTCCCGCACCTGGCCGGTGAGGTTGCGGAACGCGGTGTTGACCGAGTCGGTGAGGTCCTTCCACGTACCCGCCGCACCCGGCACCTCCGCCTGACCGCCGAGACGGCCTTCGACGCCGACCTCGCGCGCCACCCGCGTCACTTCTGAACCGAAGGACTGAAGCTGGTCCACCATCGTGTTGACGGTGTTCTTCAGCTCGAGCATCTCGCCCGCGACATCGACCGTGACCTTCTGCGACAGGTCACCGTTGGCAACCGCCGTCGTCACCTGCGCGATGTCCCGCACCTGGGTGGTCAGATTCCGGAAGACCGTGTTCACCGAATCGGTGAGGTCCTTCCACGTACCCGCCGCACCCGGCACCTGCGCCTGGCCGCCGAGCAGGCCTTCCGCGCCGACCTCGCTGGCCACGCGGGTGACCTCGTCGGCGAACGTGCGCAGTGTCTCGGTCATCTGGTTGATGGTCTCGGCGAGCTGGGCCACCTCGCCGCGCGCGCTGACGGTGACCTTCTGCGACAGATCGCCGTTGGCCACCGCCGTCGTCACCTCGGCGATGCCACGCACCTGGGAGGTCAGGTTGCCGGCCATCGTGTTCACCGAATCGGTGAGGTCCTTCCACACGCCGGCCACACCCGGCACGGTCGCCTGACCGCCGAGCTCGCCCTCCGTGCCCACCTCGCGTGCCACACGGGTGACCTCGGAGGAGAACGAGGACAGCTGGTCCACCATCGTGTTGACGGTGTTCTTCAGCTGAAGCATCTCGCCGGCCACATGGACAGTGACCTTCCGCGACAGATCGCCCTTGGCCACCGCCGTCGTCACCAGTGCGATGTCGCGCACCTGCGCGGTCAGCCGGTACGCCATGGTGTTGACCGAATCCGTGAGGTCCTTCCACGAACCGGACATACCGCGCACCTGGGCCTGGCCGCCGAGCTTGCCCTCGGTGCCGACCTCCAGTGCGACCCGCGTCACTTCGTCGGTGAACGCCGACAGCTGGTCGACCAGGTTGTTGACCGTGCGGGCGACCTTGAGGAACTCACCACGCAGCGGCCGCACCGACGTGTCCGCGCCGTCGTCCTCGTGGGAACGCAGCTCCATGCGCTGCTCCAGGTCACCCTCGGCGACCGCCGAGAGCACCCTGCCGACCTCGGACACCGGCCGCGCCAGATCGTCCACCAGCGCGTTCGAGGCATCGATGGCGGCCGCCCAGGAGCCCTCGCAGGCCCCCGTCTCCAGCCGCTCGGTCAGCTTCCCCTCGCGTCCGACCATCCTGCGTACACGCGCGAGCTCGCCCGTGAGATGCAGGTTCCGGTCGGCGACCTCGTTGAACACGGCCGCGATTTCGGCCATCACCCCGTCGCCCGAGACGGTCAGACGACGGCGGAAGTTGCCGTCCCGCATCGACATCAGGGCCGCCCGCAGCCGGTTCAGTGCCGCCGTATCCACCTCGGTTGTCCCATTGCTCCGGGAACGTCCGCCTTTCGGGCGCGTGTTATTGCCACGCGCTGCCACGCCAGACTCCACCGTGTCCCTCCCGCAGGGGTTGACCGTACTGCCCGGGCTGTCTCCGGAAGCCTGCCCAGTGTTTCACCATGGCCGAACCAGGCCATAACAGTTCGGCAGCTTCGCATAGCGTCCCCGCCCCAGGTGGGCGGAAACAGTGACGTCCGGCATCCGCTCGGACAGCGAAGGTAAGTAACCTGGCATCCGGCTGTCCAACCGCCCCGGTCCGCCCGGCGGGGGCAGTGTGGCGCACGTACCAACACCGGGCACCGGGAGGGTCAAGCCGATCATGGCAGAGCCGGGCGTCGAGACGCGTACTAGGAGTTCTGTGATCACCGCGCGGGCGGCCGCATGTTTCGAGCCGGTCGGACGGTCGGTCGCGTCCGCGCGGGCGTTCGTCCGGGACACCCTGCAGGGGTGGGGGTACGCCGACGTCGTCGACGACGCGGTGGTGCTCACCAGCGAGCTCGTCACCAACGCGGTCATCCACGCCGGCACCGCGGCCGACGTCCTGTGTCTGCGCACCGAGGACGGCGTACGGGTCGAGGTCGCCGACCGCTACCCCGAGCGCGAGATTCCCATCCAGGGCGGCGGCCGCACCTTCGTCAGCCCCGACCAGGAGAACGGCCGGGGACTGCTGCTGTGCGCGGCACTCGCCTCCCGCTGGGGTGTCGAGTACGCCCCCACCTACAAGCAGGTGTGGTTCCAACTCGACCTGCCGCAGCGCCCGGTGGGCACCCGCTCCGCCGGCCCGGTGCTGCCCACCGCCCTGCTTCCGGTCACCGACGAGCGGGTGCGCGTGGCCGTCACGCAGATCGACCGCACCGGCACCATCTCCGTATGGAACGAGGACGCCGAGCACCTCTTCGGCTACGCGGCCGATCAGGTCATCGGCAAACCGCTCACGGACTTCGCCGCCTGGCCGCACACGCCCGGCATCGGCACCGGTATCGCCGAAGCCCTCCGGCTCTCCCGCTGGGAGGGCAGTTACGGCATCCGCGGCATCGACGGCCGGGTACTGCCCGTTTACGCATCACACCTTCGGGTACGCGACACGAACGGCGAACCGTCCACAGTCTGTCTGCTGGTACGCGACGACGAGCGTGCGGTGCTGCAGACCCCGCAGCGGGCTCCCGTCACGGAAACGGGTTCCGAAAGCGGCAGCGCGGACCCGTTCGAGGTCTTCATCGGCTCTCCCGCCCCGGACGACCTCGACGGCCTGCTGCAGCGCACGGTCGAGCGCGCTCGCGACATGCTCGACGGCGACGCCGCCTTTCTGCTGCTCGCCACCGACGACGAGACCGAGCTGGAGGTCCGGGCCACGACCGGCCTGCCCTCGGCACGCCAGCGCTTCGCCCGCGTCCCTGTGGAGGCAGGAACCGGCCGTTACGGCTCCGCCAGGATGCCCGCGGTGCACGAGGACCTGACGGCGGTGCCGGGTGCGGTTCCGCTGCTCAACTCCACCGGCATGCGCTCGGTCGTCACCGTTCCGCTCAAGGTCGAGGGCCGGCTCACCGGCTCGCTCGGCGTCGCCGCCGAAACGGCGGGCCGGTACTCCAACGAGGAAGCCCTGCGCCTCCAGTTCGCCGCGGACCGCATCGCGCTGGCGGTGGAATCGGCCCGCCTCGGCGAGCTGGAGCGGCTGCGCCGCGGCTCGCTCTCCTTCCTTGTCGAGGCATCGGACCTGCTCGCCGGCACGCTCGACCGGGACCAGACCCTGGCGCTGATGGCCCAGATGACCGTCCCCACCCTCGCCACCTGGTGCGCCGTCTACACGATCGCCGACCAGGCCTCGGAGCCGTACCTCAGCTTTGTGCTCCACGAGGACGAGGAGCGTATCGACGGTCTCAAGGCGCTGCTGGCCAGGATCGACCCTCCGGACCCTGTCCCGACACCCGGGGCACGGGTGTGGACCGCGCCCGGTGAAGCCGCCCAGCGCGCCGCCCTGCTCGCGTCCAAGCGCGAACTGGGCCTCGGTGCGTCCCAGCCGGTCTCCTCCGGAATCGGCGTCACGCTCGCCACGGCCGCGGCGGTCGGCGGCGAGACGGTCGTCCTCCCTCTGGTCGCCCGTAACCGCGTCATCGGCATGCTGACGCTCGGCAAGCCCTCGGACGACCACTTCCGCCAGGAGATCCTGGAACTGGCCGAGGACCTGTCCCGCCGGGCCGCCCTCGCTCTCGACAACGCCCGCCTGTACTCGGAGCGCATGGCGATCAGTCAGTCCCTGCAGCGCAGCCTGCTGCCGCCTGAGCTCCCCCAGATCCCAGGCGTCGAGGTCGAGGTCATCTACCGGGCGGCCGGCGAAGGCAACGAGGTCGGCGGGGACTTCTACGACCTCTTCCCGATCCGCGACGGCGCGTACGGGTTCGCCATCGGCGACGTCTGCGGTACGGGCCCGGAGGCCGCGGCCGTCACGGGCCTGGCCCGGCACGCTCTGCGGCTGCTCGCCCGCGAGGGCTTCGGCGGCCCGGCCGTCCTGGAGCGGCTCAACGCGGCCATCCTCGACGAGGGTGCGCGCAGCCGCTTCCTCACGCTTCTGTACGGCGAGTTGTGGCCCCAGGAGGACGGCAGCGCGATGCTCAAGGTCGTGTGCGCCGGCCATCCGCTCCCGCTGCGTCTGCGCCAGGACGGCACTGTGGTGCCTGCTGCGGAGCCGCAGCCGCTGCTCGGCGTCATGGACGACCTGGAGCTCTACGAGCAGACGGTCACCCTCGACCCTGGCGACGTCCTGCTGTGTGTCACGGACGGCGTCACCGAACGCCGCGAGGGCACCCGCATGTTGGGCGACGACGGCCTCGCCGACGTCCTGACGACGTGTACGGGCCTGACGGCCGGAGCGGTCGCCGCACGCGTTCTGCGCGCGGTCGAGCGATTCGCGGCCGAGCCGGCTTCGGACGACATGGCCATCCTGGCGATGCGCGTCCCGGAGCCCCACAGGAACTGAACACGAAGGAGGCCCCCCGCCGATCGGCGGGGGGCCTCCTTCTTCAATGAGCCCCCAAACGGAATCGAACCGTTGACCTTCTCCTTACCATGGAGACGCTCTACCGACTGAGCTATAGGGGCCTGTTGCACTCCGGCGGTCTTCCGCGCGGCAACGCAACAGATCATACCCCGAACTCATGTGTTCTCCGAACCATCCATTCCTCTGGACCGCCCGTGGCCCTGCTGCCACCATGCGCCCATGCGGATACGCCCCTTGTGGATCGCCGCCGTGGCCGTGCTGTTGCCTCTGGCCGGCTGCGGCTCTGACACCGGCGCCGGAAAGAAGAAGCCAAAAAAGCCCCCGGCGACGCAGAACACACCGAAGGAGACGCCCCGCCCGGGGGATCAGA encodes:
- a CDS encoding HAMP domain-containing protein gives rise to the protein MESGVAARGNNTRPKGGRSRSNGTTEVDTAALNRLRAALMSMRDGNFRRRLTVSGDGVMAEIAAVFNEVADRNLHLTGELARVRRMVGREGKLTERLETGACEGSWAAAIDASNALVDDLARPVSEVGRVLSAVAEGDLEQRMELRSHEDDGADTSVRPLRGEFLKVARTVNNLVDQLSAFTDEVTRVALEVGTEGKLGGQAQVRGMSGSWKDLTDSVNTMAYRLTAQVRDIALVTTAVAKGDLSRKVTVHVAGEMLQLKNTVNTMVDQLSSFSSEVTRVAREVGTEGELGGQATVPGVAGVWKDLTDSVNTMAGNLTSQVRGIAEVTTAVANGDLSQKVTVSARGEVAQLAETINQMTETLRTFADEVTRVASEVGAEGLLGGQAQVPGAAGTWKDLTDSVNTVFRNLTTQVRDIAQVTTAVANGDLSQKVTVDVAGEMLELKNTVNTMVDQLQSFGSEVTRVAREVGVEGRLGGQAEVPGAAGTWKDLTDSVNTAFRNLTGQVRDIAQVTTAVANGDLSQKVTVDVAGEMLELKNTVNTMVSQLSSFADQVTRMARDVGTEGRLGGQARVDGVSGTWKELTDSVNFMAGNLTSQVRQIAQVTTAVARGDLSQKIDVDARGEILELKNTINTMVDQLSAFAEQVTRVARDVGTEGRLGGQAQVPGVAGVWRDLTDSVNGMAENLTGQVRNIAQVATAVARGDLSQKIDVDARGEILELKNTLNTMVDQLSNFAEQVTRVAREVGTEGILGGQAEVQGVSGTWKDLTQSVNFMANNLTSQVRNIAEVTTAVAKGDLSKKITVDAKGEILELVTTVNTMVDQLLDFADEVTRVAREVGTEGVLGGQARVRGVTGIWKDLSDNVNLMANNLTNQVRNIARVSAAVANGDLTKKVTVEARGEVAELAETVNTMVTTLSSFADEVTRVAREVGTEGELGGQAHVPGVSGTWKDLTESVNSMASNLTGQVRQIATVTTAIAKGDLTRKIDIDARGEILELKTTINTMVDQLSSFAEEVTRVAREVGTDGQLGGQARVRDVDGTWRDLTESVNEMAGNLTRQVRAIAAVATAVTRGDLNLKIDVDAAGEIQVLQDNINTMIANLRDTTLANEEQDWLKGNLARISGLMQGRRDLDDVASLIMSELTPVVSAQHGAFFLAMPTGNGADVSGSAEASYELCMRGSYGYSAGLMPTSFRPGETLIGTAAEEKRTIQVSVPPGYLKISSGLGEASPAYVIVLPVLFEGKVLGVIELASFQPFTHIQRDFLNQIAEMIATSVNTISVNTKTEVLLKQSQELTEQLRERSAELENRQKALQASNAELEEKAELLAQQNRDIEVKNTEIEEARQVLEERAEQLAVSMRYKSEFLANMSHELRTPLNSLLILAKLLADNAEGNLSPKQVEFAETIHGAGSDLLQLINDILDLSKVEAGKMDVSPTRIALVQLVDYVEATFRPLTAEKGLDFSVRVSPELPATLHTDEQRLLQVLRNLLSNAVKFTDSGAVELVIRPAGADVPQSIREQLLEAGSLRDADGDLIAFSVTDTGIGIAAGKMRVIFEAFKQADGTTSRKYGGTGLGLSISREIARLLGGEIHAASEPGRGSTFTLYLPLQPSELPPQGYPQLAPGATDGHDGGDVAEHGALPLQSVSSAPSGHSGPAALFRRRRKALGTVGQHSMLPGRPGGQTGASQDTWAEAVADEEMPEQRRVFAFDGEKVLIVDDDIRNVFALTSVLEQHGLSVLYAENGREGIEVLEQHDDVTVVLMDIMMPEMDGYATTTAIRRMPQFAGLPIIALTAKAMKGDREKAIESGASDYVTKPVDPDHLLAVMEQWMSEE
- a CDS encoding SpoIIE family protein phosphatase, which translates into the protein MAEPGVETRTRSSVITARAAACFEPVGRSVASARAFVRDTLQGWGYADVVDDAVVLTSELVTNAVIHAGTAADVLCLRTEDGVRVEVADRYPEREIPIQGGGRTFVSPDQENGRGLLLCAALASRWGVEYAPTYKQVWFQLDLPQRPVGTRSAGPVLPTALLPVTDERVRVAVTQIDRTGTISVWNEDAEHLFGYAADQVIGKPLTDFAAWPHTPGIGTGIAEALRLSRWEGSYGIRGIDGRVLPVYASHLRVRDTNGEPSTVCLLVRDDERAVLQTPQRAPVTETGSESGSADPFEVFIGSPAPDDLDGLLQRTVERARDMLDGDAAFLLLATDDETELEVRATTGLPSARQRFARVPVEAGTGRYGSARMPAVHEDLTAVPGAVPLLNSTGMRSVVTVPLKVEGRLTGSLGVAAETAGRYSNEEALRLQFAADRIALAVESARLGELERLRRGSLSFLVEASDLLAGTLDRDQTLALMAQMTVPTLATWCAVYTIADQASEPYLSFVLHEDEERIDGLKALLARIDPPDPVPTPGARVWTAPGEAAQRAALLASKRELGLGASQPVSSGIGVTLATAAAVGGETVVLPLVARNRVIGMLTLGKPSDDHFRQEILELAEDLSRRAALALDNARLYSERMAISQSLQRSLLPPELPQIPGVEVEVIYRAAGEGNEVGGDFYDLFPIRDGAYGFAIGDVCGTGPEAAAVTGLARHALRLLAREGFGGPAVLERLNAAILDEGARSRFLTLLYGELWPQEDGSAMLKVVCAGHPLPLRLRQDGTVVPAAEPQPLLGVMDDLELYEQTVTLDPGDVLLCVTDGVTERREGTRMLGDDGLADVLTTCTGLTAGAVAARVLRAVERFAAEPASDDMAILAMRVPEPHRN